DNA from Streptomyces sp. Edi4:
TCTGCGCCTTGGGCACCTTGCGCGCCCGCAGCCCGAAGGCGACGTTGTCCTGGACGCGCAGGTGTGGGAAGAGCGCGTACTGCTGGACGACCATGCCGATGCCGCGCCGGTGGGGCGGCAGGTGGGTCACGTCGCGTTCACCGATGAACACCCGGCCTGCGGCGGGCCGGACGAACCCGGCGACGGCGCGCAGCGCGGTCGTCTTGCCCGAGCCGGAGGGGCCGAGCAGGGCCAAGATCTCGCCGGGCTCGACGCTCAGCTGGAGCGAGTCGAGGACGACGTTGCCGTCGTAGGCGACGGTGACGCCGTCGAAGCGGATACCACTGCCGGGCGCGCCGGGCGGGGCCGTGCCGCTCACCTCGCGGCCTCCAACTCCGCTACGAGGTCCGGTAGTTCGGCAACCGACGCGAGCACATGGCCGGCGCCCGCCTCGGTGAGCGCCGCCCGGTCGTGGGCGCCGGTCAGCACGCCCGCGACGATGCCCGCCCCCGCCCGTACGCCGCTGAGCATGTCGTAGGAGGTGTCGCCCGCCACCGCGACGGCGCGCACCGAGTCGACGGCGCGGGTCCGCAGGAACGCGCTGAGCACCAGGTCGGGGTAGGGGCGGCCGCGACCGCCCGCGTCGGCGGGGCACAGCGTGAGCGGGACGAGGTCCTGCCAGCCGAGCGCCGCGAGGATCGCGTCCTGGGTGACGCGGGCGAAGCCGGTGGACAGGACCACGGTGCGCCCCTCGGCCTTCAGCCGCTCGACGGCCTCGCGGGCGCCGGGGACGGGGGCGATGTGCCCGGCGTCGACGAGGCTCGCGTAGGCCCCCTCGAAGGCGGTGTTGGCGAGCCGCGCCTTGTCCTCGTCGCCGAACAGGTGGCGGAAGACGGAGATCTTGGACTCGCCCATGGTGGCGCGGACGTGGTCGAGCATGGTGGCGTGCTCGGCGGAACCGGGCTCGACGCCGAGGCGGTCCGCCGCGCTCGCGAAGGCCCGCTCGACGAGTCCGCCGTCGGCGACGGTGGTGCCCGCCATGTCGAGCACGACCAGGTTGTAGGCGGTCGCGGTGGCTGTGGTCACGTTGGTTGTGGTCACGTTGGTTGTGGTCACGTTGGTTGTGGTCACGTTGGTTGTGGTCACGGTGGTCGACTCCCTTACCAGTCCAGCTCGTTGGCGGTCCGCTCGGCGATGGCGGGCGAGCAGGTCATGCCGCGTCCGCCGGGCCCGGTCACCAGCCACACCCCGTCCGACACGCGCTGGCGGTGCACGACGCGGGTGGTGTCCACGCACTGGGCGTAGACCCCGGCCCAGCGGCGCCGGATCGCCGGCAGGGGCCGCCCGAGGAAGGACTCCACGACCCGGGTGAGGTGGTCGTAGGGCTCCTCGGTCACGTCGAAGGCGAAGGGGTGCTCGTATTCGTGGGTGTCACCGATGGTCAGTCCGCCGTCCGCGCGCTGCACCATGAGGAGTTGCATCCTGTGCGCGGCGGCGGCCGGCTCCTGCGCCTGGCCCGCGTTCAGCGCGTCCAGCGCGTCGCCTGCGTAGGCGGGGTAGTAGCGGAAGCTGTCGGCGTCGGCGACGGAGGTGGTCAGCGGCTCGCCGAGCGGCGCGGTCTGCATCATCTGGAGGCGTACGCGGCGCACCGGCAGGTCGGGGACGAGTTCGCGCACGAGTCCGCCGAGCCAGGCGCCGGTGCACAGGATCACGGCGTCGCCGGTGTGCCTCTCGCCGTGGTCGTCGCGGACGGCGTGACCGCCCGGGCCTTCCAGGACCTCGCGCACCTCCCTGCCGCCCAGGTAGGTGTAGCGCCCGGATGCCAACAAGGCCTGTTTCAGGGCGAGTTGCGCGGTACGGGGCTCCACCGCGGCATCCCTTTCGCACCACAGGGCGGCCCTGAAGTCGCCGCGCAGAGCGGGGTTGAGGGCGCGGGCCCGGTCGGCGGTGACGAGCCGGTAGCCGCGCTCGGCAGCGTCGTCGCGGGCCGCCGCGGCCTCGGCCACGGCCACCTCCAGGTCCGTACGCAGCGGGGTCAGCGAGCCGTTGGCGCGAAAGCCCAGGCCGGGGACGCGTTGGCCGATCTCCTCCCACAGCTCGCGGGCGCGCAGGGCGGTGGCCAGTTCCTCACCGCCCGCGCGGCCGCTGACCCAGATCTGGCCGAAGTTGCGCAGCGAGGCGCCGCGGGCCTCGCTCTCGCGCTCGATGTGTACGACCTCGTGGCCGCGTTCCACTGCGTGCCAGGCGTGTGTGGTTCCCACCACGCCGGCTCCTACGACGATGACTCTCACGCGGCCCACGCTCCTGCGCCCGGGTGTCCCACCCCGGTCCCCCCGGCAACCCCCCGGTGAACGGCCCCCCAAACTTGGCCTAGACCCGTTATGTCTCCGTGACCTTGCGCGGCGCGTGCGGCCAGTCCAACCATGGCCGCGCGGGCCGGCATCAACCCTGGCCAGGGGCGCGGGGAACTGCGCGAGGAGCGCCCACGGTCCGCACCCAGGGCCCCTGGGGCTCCGCCCCAGACCCCATTCGTGCCTGAAGGGCGCTCGTCCTCAATCGCCGGACGGGCTGACTATGTCCCAGTGGGCCAGCACGGACCCCGCCGGGGGCAACGCCGGACCGGCTGAGGATGCCGGTGTGGACCAGCACCAGCCCCGCCAGGGGCGCGGGGAACTGCGCGCCCAGCCATCCACGGTCTGCGGCAAAGGCCCCCGCGCAGACGCAAGGTTGCCGATGCGGGCCGGCACCGGATGCCCAGGGGCGCGGGGAACTGCGCGACCAGCCACGCACGGTCCGCGGGCAAGGCCCCCGCGCAGGCGCGAGGCCGCCGGTGCGGGCCAGCACCGGATGCCCAGGGGCGCGGGGAACTGCGCGACCAGCACCCTGCGGCCCGCACCCAGGGCTCCTGGGGCTCCGCCCCAGACCCCGTTCGGCCTGAAGGGCCTCGTCCTCAATCATCCCCAAGGCGTTAAGGGCCAAGGGCCAGGGGGGACCCCCATGACGGGCTGGGTATGCCCATGCGGGCCAGCACAGACCCCGCCAAGGGGCGCGGGGAACTGCGCGACCAGCCAGCACCAACCCGCACCACACACTCGAACGCGGCCCGCACGGAGCGTTCAGGGGCGGGCGCTCGCGTCCAGGTGCGTGGTGAAAGAGAACCGGTCCCCCCGGTACAGCGTCCGCACCCGCTCCAGCGGCAACCCCCGTGCATCCCGCGAAACCCGGTGAATCAGCAGCATCGGCAACGCCGGCGGCGTACCGATGAGCAGCGCCTCCCGAGGCGTGGCCAGCACCGTCTCGATGCGTTCGTCGACATCGCCGAGGGTCACGCCGAGCCGGTCGCGCAGATAGGCGTAGAAGGAGGAGTCCGGCGCGAACTCCGCCTCCAGATCCGGCATGCGGGCCACCGAGGCATACGTACTCTCCAGCCCCACCCGCTCGTCGTCCGCGAGCAGCACCCGCTCCATGTGCCACACCGGCTCCCCCCGCCGCAGCCCGGTCTCGTCGGCGAGCGCGGGCGGGCAGGGGAAGCGTTCGAGCGTGATGAGATGCCGCCCGGGTTTGCGCCCCTGACGGCGTACGCCCTCGGTGTAGCTGGCCAGCGACAGGGGCTGTTCCAGCTTGGGCCCCGCCACCACCGTGCCCCGGCCCTGGCGCCGCAGCCTTCCCTCCAGGACCAGCTCGCGCAGCGCGAGCCGCACCGTCTCACGGGCAACCTCGTAGCGCAGGGCCAGATCACGCTCGGCCGGCAGCAGGCCGCCCTCCCCCAACTCGTCGATGAGCAGGGACACTTGGGCCTTGACGAGGTAGTACTTGGGGATGCGCCCGTGCTCGGGGATGCCGGAGCGGACGGGGGCGCCGGGTGCCTGGTTCTCGGGGTAGCCGGGCAGGGAGTCGTTCTGGTGTGCCACGGGGTCGATGCTCGCACGGGCAGATGAACGCCCGGGGCCGCCGGAACGGGGGCGCTGCGGAACGGGGACGCCCGGGACGGGACACCCGGGACGTGAGCCCGGAACGGGAACCCGGGCGGGCCGGGGTCTTTGCCGGCGCGGCCTCAGTCGCGCCGCCCGCGCAGCCTGCGCGCCCCGCTCATGAGCGCCGCCCCCACGACGAGCAGCACGGCCGCGGTGAGCGCGAGCCCGGTGAGCGCGCTGCCCCGGCCGGTCGCGGCGAGCTCGGCGTCGAGTGCGCCCAGCAGATCGTCCTCGGCCACGATGTCGAAGTGGTAGTCGCCGGACTCCCCGACCCACTGGCCGTCGCTCCCCCGGCGCTGCACGATCGCCGCGTTCGCCGTGACGGGCCCCGGCACGGTGTCGTCGGTGAAGCCGAGCCGCACCCGCACGGTGACGGTTCTGCCCGGGCCGATGACGAACCCGGCAAAGCCGTCATCGAAGGCGCCGATGTGCTCGTCCAGATCCGTCTTGACGAACGTCACCGGGTGCCGGCGTCCGGTGGCCGGGTCGTCGAACTCCATCCGCAGCTGGGAGTTGTCCAGCGTGCGGTCCCGGTCGACGAGGACCAGCACCGGGTGGATGCCGTCGCAGGTCTCGCCCGAGGTGTTGGTGAGGCCGATGGACCACTCCTGGCTTTCGCCGCCGGGGACGTACTCGGCGGGCCCGCCCTGGATCCGCGTGTCCAGCGGGAAGGCGGAGCCGGTCTTCAGGGCGCACGGCGCCGGCTTCTCGGCGAGCGGCCGCTCGACGGGCTGGGTGGCGACGACCGGCTTGCGCGGCGCGACATCGTGCCGTCCGGGCGGCAGTCCGCCGTCGTCGGCCGCCGCGACCCCCGCGAGCGGGACGATCGTGGCGGCGGCCACTGCGGTGGCGAGGGCGGTACGCAGTCGCATGCGGGGCCTTTGCTGCTCGCGGCGTTCGGGGCTCGGGCTCACGGCCCGGGTTCGGGCCCGGACTTCGGGGCCGCGCCCGGAGCCGGGGCTCCTCGCCGACCGCGGCCGTGGTCCGCGAGCCTGCCACGCGCCCGCGCCGCATTTCCGGGCGACGCGGCCCGGCGCGGCCACGCGTACCGGTAAGACCGCCCTATCAGCCCAATACCGCCCTATCGGTCCGCCGTCGCCGCGCTCCTGTCAGTGCGCCGTCGCCGCGCTCCTGTCAGTGCGCTTCGCCGCGCTCTCCCGCCGGGGCCCCGGCCCGGCCACGCTCGCGCGGCCGAAGACGGGGACGAGGACCAGCTGGGCCGCGCCCTCGGCCACCGCGTGCGGGCCCCCGGCCGCCGGAAGGACCGGGACCGCCGGAGCCCCGCCGCGCCGGGCCCGCTCCTCGACAACCGCGCTCACACCCCGCACGAACGTGTCCTGGTCGGCGGTGACCGTACGCCCGCCGAGCAGGATCTCGTCGATGTCGAGCAGCCCGACGAGGTTGGCCGCGCCCACCCCGAGGAAGCGGGCGGCGGCCGCGATGTCCCCCCGGGCGACCGCCGCCAGGCACAGCGCCTCGATGCAGCCGCGCCCCCCGCACCCGCACGCCGGCCCGCCGAGCAGGATCGTCTGGTGGCCGAACTCGCCCGCCCCCGTACGGGCCCCCCGGTGCAGCGCGCCGCCGAGCACGAGCCCCGCGCCGAGCCCGCTGCCCAGGTGGAGGTAGGCGAAGGAGCCGTCCCCGGTGCGGTCGCGCAGGGCGAGACCCAGAGCGGCCGCGTTGGTGTCCTTGTCGAGGAAGACCTTCTGGCCGAGCCGTTCGGCGAGCGCGCCGCGCAGCGGGAAGCCGTTCCAGTGCGGGAAACCGGTGACGCGGTGCAGGATCCCGCCGGCGTGGTCGAGCGGGCCCGGCATGGCGACGCCCACGCCGAGCACGCGCCGGCCGCCGGTCAGCGCCTCGGCCTCGGCGGCGGCCGCCTCCACCACCCGGGCAGGCTTCTCGCCGAGGTCCAGCGGTACGGTCCTGGCGCCGACCAGGGTGCCCGCGAGGTCGACGAGGACCGCCGTCAGCTCATCGCGGTCCAGATGGAGCCCGATCGCGTGCGCGGCGGAGGGCACCAACTTGAGCACGGTGCGCGGCTTGCCCCCGGTCGAGGCGCGCCGACCCGCCTCGGTGGCCGTGCCCTCGTCCCGCAGCCGCCCGGTGATCTTGCTGACCGCCTGGGGGGTGAGCCCCGTGCGCTCGGCCAGCTCCAGTCTGCTGATGCCCCGCTCGCCCGCCGCGCGCAGCAGGTCGAGGACGAGCGCGGCGTTGTGATGGCGCAGCGCCGGCAGATTCACACCCGTATTGCTCCTGTTCACCGACCCATTGTCCCTGTTGCTTGCACTTTGGCAACAGCGTTGCTTAAGTGGGACGCATGAAGGACCCCATGAACGCCGGTAACGCCACGACCACCGGGACCGCCGCGAACCCAGGGACCGCCGCGAACCCCGGGACCGCCGGGAGCCCAGGGACCACCGCGAACCCCGGGACCGCCGGGAGCCGGAAGAGCGCGCACCCGACCGCCGAGCTCCGCGTGGGACTTGTGGGCTACGGCCTGGCCGGCTCCGTCTTCCACGCCCCGCTGATCGCCGCGACCGAGGGCCTGGTCCTCGACACGGTCGTCACCTCCAGCCCTGAGCGGCAGGCGCAGGCCCGCGCCGAGCACGGCGAGCGGCTGTGCTTCGCGGGCAGCCCCGAGGAGCTGTACGACGCGGGGCTCGACCTCGTCGTGATCGCCTCGCCCAACAAGACGCACGTGCCGATCGCGACCGGCGCGCTCAAGGCCGGCCTTCCCGTCGTCGTGGACAAGCCGCTGGCCGGCACCGCGGCCGAGGCGCGCGAGCTCGCCGCCCTCGCCGAGGAGCGCGGTCTGCTGCTCTCGGTCTTCCAGAACCGCCGCTGGGACAACGACTTCCTGACCCTGGAGCGGCTGCTGGCGGACGGCGAACTCGGCGAGGTCCAGCGCTTCGAGTCACGCTTCGAGCGGTGGCGGCCGCAGCCCAAGGGCGGCTGGCGCGAGTCCGGTGACCCGACGGAGATCGGCGGGCTCCTGTACGACCTGGGCAGCCACGTCGTCGACCAGGCGCTCGTCCTGTTCGGCCCGGCGCTGCGCGTCTACGCGGAGGCCGACGTGCGCCGCCCCGGCGCCCAGGCCGACGACGACACCTTCATCGCGATCACGCACGCGAACGGCGTCCGCTCCCACCTGTACGTCAGCGCGACCACGGCCCAACTCGGCCCGCGCATGCGCGTGTTGGGCTCCTCGGCGGGTTACGTGAAGTACGGGCTCGACCCGCAGGAGGCGGCCCTGCGCGAGGGCAGGCGTCCCTCGGCGGACGAGCCGTGGGGGGTGGAACCCGAGTCGCTGTGGGGCCGGGTCGGCAGCGGAGACTCCCCGTTGACCGGCGGCGGATGCCCCGTGCCGACGGAGCCCGGCGACTACCCGGCGTACTACGCGGCGATCGCCAAGGCCCTGCGCGAGGGCGGCGAACCGCCGGTCACCGCGCACGAGGCGGCGGCCGCCCTCGACGTCCTGGAGGCGGCCCGGCGCTCGGCCCGCGAGGGCGTGACGGTGGAGGTGGCGCTGTGAGGGCACGGGACACGACGACGCACCCGGAGCCGGCGGGCGGCGCCCCCGCCGGCTCCGCCTCCCTGAGCGGCGTGGCCGGCACCGGCACACCCGGGGACGACGTGGCCGCCCTCGAAGCCGAGCAACAGCGCCTGACGCTGCGGCAGTTCACGTACGAGGACGCCTGGGAACTCGGGATGCTCCTGCGCGCGCTCGCCGTCGAGCGGAACGCGCCGGTCGTGATCGACGTACGGCACGGCGCCCGTACGGTGTTCCGCTGCGCGCTGCCCGGGTCGAGCGCCGACAACGACGCCTGGATCGACCGCAAGCGCCGGGTCGCCGAACGGTACGGGGCGCCGTCCTTCCTGGTCGGCGCCCGGTTCAGGGCCAAGGGCACGACGTTCGAAGAGGGGTCGCGCCTGGACCCCGACTCCTACGCCGCGCACGGGGGTTCGTACCCGGTGACGGTCGAGGGCGTCGGGGTCGTCGGGACGGCGACGGTCTCGGGCCTGCCCCAGGCGCAGGATCACGCCCTGGTGGCCAGGGCGCTCGGCGAACTGCTCGCCGGCACCCGGCCACGGCGGGACGGGTCCTAGCGTTCTGGCCTTCTGGCCTTCTGGCCTTGTGGCCTTGTGGCCTTCTGGCCTTCTGGCCTTGTGGCCTTGTGGCCGGGGTCTGGCCTTCTGGCGTCCTAACCCAGGCCCTTGGGCTTGCGGGTCACGACATAGGTGACGCCGCCGGCCGCGACGAGGGCCACGGCGAGTCCGCCGTACAGGACCATCGTGTCGGAGGGCGTACCGGTGTCGGGGAGCTCACCGCCGCCGTTGCTCCCGCCGTCCGTGCCGTACCCGCCGGAGTCGCTGCCGCCGGAATTCCCACCGGAATCCCCACCGGTGGTGCCGCCGTTCGTGCCACCGGTGTCACCGCCGGTGTCGCCGCCGTTCGTGCCACCGGTGTCACCGCCGGAGTTGCCACCGTTCGTGCCACCGGTGTCACCGCCGTTCGTGCCGCCCGTGGTTCCGCCGGTGGTCGTCTCCTCGGAGTCCGTGGGGCTCGGGGTCGGAGTCGGCGGCTCGGGGGTCGGAGTGGGCGGTTCGGGGGTCGGAGTCGGAGGCTCGGGGGTCGGAGTCGGCGGCTCGGGGGTCGGAGTCGGGGGTTCGGGAGTTGGCGTAGGAGGTTCGGGGGTCGGAGTGGGGGGCTCCGGTGTGGGAGTGGGGGGTTCCGGCGTGGGCGTCGGAGGCTCCGGTGTGGGGGTCGGGGGCTCCGGCGTCGGGGTGGGCGGGGTCGGTGAGGGCTCCGGCTCCTCGCCCCGGCAGCTGGGCAGGTCCCCGTTGAAGGGATAGGCGTGGAACTCCTGCCCGCCCCCACCCCCCACCACGGAGGTGTGGATGAGCGAACCAACCGTGAAGAAGCGCCCGTTGACGCCGGGCAGCGTGACCGTGGTGGTGCTGTCGGCGTTGCCGACCAGAACGCTGCCGGAGAACTGCCCGCTGCCGCGCAGCCGGACCGTCCCGGCGTCGGGGAAGTTCCACAACAGCCGGTCGCGCAGAGCGGGCGGGAGCGTACCCATGTACGTGTTGATCTCGCGCGCCTCACCGGTGAGGTTGACCAGGACGGTGGCCCCGGCGGGGATCCCGGTGAACAAGTACCCCTGCGCGCCGCCGCCCGAGGAGATGAGGTCGAAGTCGACGTTGAACACCTGGATCGCGGACGTTCCGTCGCCGGTGAACAGCGTCTCGTTGCCGTTGTTGCGCGCGGTGCCGGTGGCAGGCCTCGGCTTGCCGTCCACGTAGGCGTAACAGTGGCTGGCTGCGGCGAGGCTCGGCCTGAGCCGGGCGTACGGGGCGGCCGCGTCGTCGTCCTGCACGGCCCGGGGCCGGACGGTGCCGCTGAGCGCCCCGCCGTGGCGTACGACGCCGAAGGTGGACCCCTCTTCGGCGAGGAGGCGTTGGCCGGGGGCGACAGTGACGTCCTTGCCGGTGGTCAGGAAGTCGGTGCCGTTGTCCGGCGGCACGCGGGAGCCGACGCCGGCGACGCCGACGTTGTAGATCTGGGAGACACCGGCCGCCTTGTGCTGGTCGAAGTTGCCGAGGACGACGACCTTTCCCTCGGCCTCGGCGGCGGCCTGCCGCACGAGGAAGTCCCCGCCGACGAAGATGTTGATGTTGTTGTCCCGCCCGGCGAGCGGCCCGTTGTTGTGATCGGGGTAGACCACCGGACAGTTGCTCCCTTTGCAGGGCCCGAGCCCGTCGGGCAACGGATCGGCGACCCCGAGCGTGGCCAGGGCCCCGACGACGACGGACGCCCCCACGACAACGGCCGAGGCAGTGGCCGCCCTTTTCCGAATTCCTGCCGCATTTCGCATTTACGCAATATGCGAAATTTGCCACGCGTATCCCCTGAGACACGCACGGAGGCGCCCCATCCGGCGCAGGACCAGAACATCCCGGCCGGACGCCATGCCCCCCCCGGGGCCGGAAGAAGACGAGCCGCAAGCCACCCACAGGCGGCCACCTACGCCAACCCGGCAGAACGGGCAGGCGGGCACCACGACCACCGGCCGCCGCGAGCCGGCGAAACGCACACCACCCACAGGCGGACGCCTACGCCAACCCGGCCGCACGGGCAGGCAGGTCACCGCAGGCGGGCGCCACGACCACCGGCCGCCGGAAGCCGACGAAACGCACGCCCCCACAGGCGGACGCCTACGCCAACCCGGCCACACGGGCAGGCTGGTGGGAAAGCCCGGCCCGCCGCAGGCGGGCGCCGCGTCCACCGGCCACCGGCCACCGGCCACCGGCCACCGACCACCGACCACCGACCACCGGCCGCCAACGAGACACAAGCCACCCACAGGTGGCCACCTATGCCAACCCGGCAGAACGGGCGGGCGGGTGGGAAAGCCCGGCCCGCCGCAGGCGGGCGTCGCGACCACCCACCGCCGGGAGCCGGCGAAACGCACGCCACCCACAGGTGGCCGAACCCGCCAACCCGGCCGCACGGGCGGGCGGGTGGGCAAGGGCAAGGGCCGCAGGCCCAAGCCCCCCACCCCCACCCCCAACCCCGCTGGAAGCGCTACGCCCCCTTCAACACCTGCCGCTGCCGCCCGAGCCCGGCAACCTCAAGCTCCACCACGTCCCCCTCCCGGAGGTACGGCTTGGGCTCGGCCTGCCCCATGGCCACCCCCGCAGGCGTACCCGTGTTGATGACGTCCCCCGGGTACAGCGTCATGAACCGGCTGACGTACCGCACGACCTCTGCCACGGAGAAGATCTGCCCCGCCGTCGACCCGTCCTGCTTCAGCTCGCCGTTGACCCAGAGCCTCAGCGACAGCGCCTGCGGGTCGGGCACCTCGTCCCGGGTGACCAGCCACGGCCCGAGCGGGTTGAACGTCTCGCAGTTCTTGCCCTTGTCCCACGTGCCGCCGCGCTCCAGCTGGAACTCCCGCTCGGACACGTCGTGCGACACCGCGTACCCGGCGACGTACGCCAGCGCGTCCTCGTCCTCGCCCACATACCGCGCGGTGCGCCCGACGACGATGGCCAGCTCGACCTCCCAGTCGGTCTTGACCGACCCGCGCGGCACGAGCACCGTGTCGTCGGGCCCGACCACCGTGTCGGCCGCCTTGAGGAAGACGACGGGCTCGGCGGGCGTCGCCGCGCCGGTCTCGGCGGCGTGGTCGTGGTAGTTCAGCCCGATGCACACGACCTTCCCGATCCCCGCCACCGGCGGCCCGACGCGCACCCCGGCATCAGCGAGCGCGGGCAGCACCCCGGCGCCGGCCGCGGCCCGTATCCGGTCCAGGGCGAACTCGTCGGCGAGCAGGTCGCCGTCGATGTCCGTCACCAGGCCGGACAGGTCCCGCAGGGTCCCGTCGGCGTCGAGCAGCGCCGGACGTTCCGCACCGGCGTCGCCTACGCGCAACAGCTTCATGGTCAGTCTCC
Protein-coding regions in this window:
- a CDS encoding ROK family transcriptional regulator, with amino-acid sequence MNRSNTGVNLPALRHHNAALVLDLLRAAGERGISRLELAERTGLTPQAVSKITGRLRDEGTATEAGRRASTGGKPRTVLKLVPSAAHAIGLHLDRDELTAVLVDLAGTLVGARTVPLDLGEKPARVVEAAAAEAEALTGGRRVLGVGVAMPGPLDHAGGILHRVTGFPHWNGFPLRGALAERLGQKVFLDKDTNAAALGLALRDRTGDGSFAYLHLGSGLGAGLVLGGALHRGARTGAGEFGHQTILLGGPACGCGGRGCIEALCLAAVARGDIAAAARFLGVGAANLVGLLDIDEILLGGRTVTADQDTFVRGVSAVVEERARRGGAPAVPVLPAAGGPHAVAEGAAQLVLVPVFGRASVAGPGPRRESAAKRTDRSAATAH
- a CDS encoding GntR family transcriptional regulator; protein product: MAHQNDSLPGYPENQAPGAPVRSGIPEHGRIPKYYLVKAQVSLLIDELGEGGLLPAERDLALRYEVARETVRLALRELVLEGRLRRQGRGTVVAGPKLEQPLSLASYTEGVRRQGRKPGRHLITLERFPCPPALADETGLRRGEPVWHMERVLLADDERVGLESTYASVARMPDLEAEFAPDSSFYAYLRDRLGVTLGDVDERIETVLATPREALLIGTPPALPMLLIHRVSRDARGLPLERVRTLYRGDRFSFTTHLDASARP
- a CDS encoding phosphonatase-like hydrolase, whose amino-acid sequence is MTTATATAYNLVVLDMAGTTVADGGLVERAFASAADRLGVEPGSAEHATMLDHVRATMGESKISVFRHLFGDEDKARLANTAFEGAYASLVDAGHIAPVPGAREAVERLKAEGRTVVLSTGFARVTQDAILAALGWQDLVPLTLCPADAGGRGRPYPDLVLSAFLRTRAVDSVRAVAVAGDTSYDMLSGVRAGAGIVAGVLTGAHDRAALTEAGAGHVLASVAELPDLVAELEAAR
- a CDS encoding Gfo/Idh/MocA family oxidoreductase — its product is MNAGNATTTGTAANPGTAANPGTAGSPGTTANPGTAGSRKSAHPTAELRVGLVGYGLAGSVFHAPLIAATEGLVLDTVVTSSPERQAQARAEHGERLCFAGSPEELYDAGLDLVVIASPNKTHVPIATGALKAGLPVVVDKPLAGTAAEARELAALAEERGLLLSVFQNRRWDNDFLTLERLLADGELGEVQRFESRFERWRPQPKGGWRESGDPTEIGGLLYDLGSHVVDQALVLFGPALRVYAEADVRRPGAQADDDTFIAITHANGVRSHLYVSATTAQLGPRMRVLGSSAGYVKYGLDPQEAALREGRRPSADEPWGVEPESLWGRVGSGDSPLTGGGCPVPTEPGDYPAYYAAIAKALREGGEPPVTAHEAAAALDVLEAARRSAREGVTVEVAL
- a CDS encoding heme-degrading domain-containing protein codes for the protein MAGTGTPGDDVAALEAEQQRLTLRQFTYEDAWELGMLLRALAVERNAPVVIDVRHGARTVFRCALPGSSADNDAWIDRKRRVAERYGAPSFLVGARFRAKGTTFEEGSRLDPDSYAAHGGSYPVTVEGVGVVGTATVSGLPQAQDHALVARALGELLAGTRPRRDGS
- a CDS encoding TIGR03364 family FAD-dependent oxidoreductase produces the protein MRVIVVGAGVVGTTHAWHAVERGHEVVHIERESEARGASLRNFGQIWVSGRAGGEELATALRARELWEEIGQRVPGLGFRANGSLTPLRTDLEVAVAEAAAARDDAAERGYRLVTADRARALNPALRGDFRAALWCERDAAVEPRTAQLALKQALLASGRYTYLGGREVREVLEGPGGHAVRDDHGERHTGDAVILCTGAWLGGLVRELVPDLPVRRVRLQMMQTAPLGEPLTTSVADADSFRYYPAYAGDALDALNAGQAQEPAAAAHRMQLLMVQRADGGLTIGDTHEYEHPFAFDVTEEPYDHLTRVVESFLGRPLPAIRRRWAGVYAQCVDTTRVVHRQRVSDGVWLVTGPGGRGMTCSPAIAERTANELDW
- a CDS encoding choice-of-anchor A family protein gives rise to the protein MVYPDHNNGPLAGRDNNINIFVGGDFLVRQAAAEAEGKVVVLGNFDQHKAAGVSQIYNVGVAGVGSRVPPDNGTDFLTTGKDVTVAPGQRLLAEEGSTFGVVRHGGALSGTVRPRAVQDDDAAAPYARLRPSLAAASHCYAYVDGKPRPATGTARNNGNETLFTGDGTSAIQVFNVDFDLISSGGGAQGYLFTGIPAGATVLVNLTGEAREINTYMGTLPPALRDRLLWNFPDAGTVRLRGSGQFSGSVLVGNADSTTTVTLPGVNGRFFTVGSLIHTSVVGGGGGQEFHAYPFNGDLPSCRGEEPEPSPTPPTPTPEPPTPTPEPPTPTPEPPTPTPEPPTPTPEPPTPTPEPPTPTPEPPTPTPEPPTPTPEPPTPTPEPPTPTPSPTDSEETTTGGTTGGTNGGDTGGTNGGNSGGDTGGTNGGDTGGDTGGTNGGTTGGDSGGNSGGSDSGGYGTDGGSNGGGELPDTGTPSDTMVLYGGLAVALVAAGGVTYVVTRKPKGLG
- a CDS encoding fumarylacetoacetate hydrolase family protein, encoding MKLLRVGDAGAERPALLDADGTLRDLSGLVTDIDGDLLADEFALDRIRAAAGAGVLPALADAGVRVGPPVAGIGKVVCIGLNYHDHAAETGAATPAEPVVFLKAADTVVGPDDTVLVPRGSVKTDWEVELAIVVGRTARYVGEDEDALAYVAGYAVSHDVSEREFQLERGGTWDKGKNCETFNPLGPWLVTRDEVPDPQALSLRLWVNGELKQDGSTAGQIFSVAEVVRYVSRFMTLYPGDVINTGTPAGVAMGQAEPKPYLREGDVVELEVAGLGRQRQVLKGA